In Nitrospirota bacterium, one genomic interval encodes:
- a CDS encoding DUF542 domain-containing protein: MTGITRDMTVNQVLKLYPKSVGVFSKFNIDACCGGNRSLEQAAKEDKASLDELMMALKQCTQ, translated from the coding sequence ATGACGGGAATAACGAGGGATATGACAGTAAATCAGGTCTTGAAGCTCTACCCTAAGAGTGTTGGCGTGTTCAGCAAATTCAACATTGATGCCTGTTGCGGCGGAAACAGGAGTCTTGAGCAGGCTGCTAAGGAAGATAAGGCTTCTCTGGATGAGCTGATGATGGCGCTTAAACAATGCACGCAGTAG
- a CDS encoding DUF2249 domain-containing protein, which yields MSTGTKTVELDVRVIPPRDKHPKIFQTFDSLKSGEVLLIINDHDPVPLKYQFEFERQGKYGWKYIENGPEIWKVEIERK from the coding sequence ATGTCAACAGGAACAAAGACCGTAGAACTTGATGTAAGGGTAATACCGCCAAGGGATAAACATCCAAAGATATTCCAGACATTTGACAGCCTGAAGTCCGGAGAGGTATTGCTGATTATAAATGATCACGACCCTGTACCGCTTAAATACCAGTTTGAGTTCGAGAGGCAGGGCAAGTATGGATGGAAATATATAGAGAACGGGCCTGAGATATGGAAGGTTGAAATAGAAAGGAAGTAA